From the genome of Clostridium sp. BNL1100, one region includes:
- the copZ gene encoding copper chaperone CopZ, whose product MAKEITDIVVEGMTCNHCVNSIKNAVGSLQGVEKVDVDLATKKVTVEFDPEIVKGKQIKDAIEDQGYDVTMEHNNFV is encoded by the coding sequence ATGGCTAAGGAAATAACAGATATTGTTGTTGAAGGAATGACCTGTAATCACTGTGTAAACAGCATTAAAAATGCTGTCGGCTCTTTACAAGGAGTAGAAAAGGTTGACGTTGACCTCGCTACTAAAAAGGTAACAGTTGAGTTTGACCCTGAGATTGTTAAAGGAAAACAAATTAAAGATGCAATTGAAGATCAGGGTTATGATGTTACCATGGAACATAATAATTTCGTATAA
- a CDS encoding DUF2318 domain-containing protein: MKNSYKLNFTIIGAIIVVLAGILILKFAGNDSQNIVAVEDTIIPKSQITNKVTFYPVKAGKTNMEVLAVKASDGTIRTAFNTCQVCNGSPRAYYKQEGDVIVCQNCGNRFSMDMIEQQRGGCNPIPIYRENKKEDPENITIPKEFIENNKGLFTANWKTE, translated from the coding sequence TTGAAAAATTCATATAAGTTAAACTTTACCATAATCGGAGCAATAATAGTAGTATTAGCCGGAATTTTAATATTAAAATTTGCAGGAAATGATTCGCAAAATATTGTGGCTGTTGAAGATACTATAATACCTAAGAGTCAGATTACAAATAAAGTTACATTTTATCCTGTAAAGGCAGGTAAGACCAATATGGAAGTTCTTGCAGTTAAAGCAAGTGATGGTACAATAAGAACAGCCTTTAATACATGTCAGGTGTGCAATGGCTCACCAAGAGCTTATTACAAGCAGGAAGGCGACGTTATTGTCTGTCAGAATTGTGGCAACAGATTTTCTATGGATATGATAGAGCAACAAAGAGGCGGCTGCAATCCAATTCCTATATATAGGGAAAACAAAAAAGAGGATCCCGAAAATATCACTATACCAAAAGAATTTATCGAAAATAATAAGGGCCTGTTTACAGCTAATTGGAAAACAGAGTAA
- a CDS encoding LCP family protein, whose product MKSAKISFLSCLFSGIILFIIGTVLMVNIKTTPPPQQKKENALPSGDTKNSINVTETYTNSGNPINFLVLIKEASGANTDSMIVANYEPATNQISLLTIPRDTKPTSKGTYKINSVFYLGTKKYANLPSSQCKHKAAEYTAQTISNLTNIPIDYYVYLEIDTIKKIVDMLDGVYFDVPADLRYPDPSQDLNINLKKGYQLLDGDKAEQLLRFRKPPYSLRKAPEDLRKYYDGSDLKRTEMQIKFVNELIKQKVTVLNLPKLIPVINYAFSNVITNISLSDTLNLASGFTKANRPEMNTFKLYGVDRTINDIYYFIYNNKVEDVKTRDQYDTQEIIEKFFKTKTGNFLPDPDKKYNYHTVLADNPSNSETESRNNGKDKP is encoded by the coding sequence ATGAAGTCTGCAAAGATATCCTTTTTAAGTTGCCTTTTCAGCGGAATTATTTTATTTATAATAGGTACTGTTCTAATGGTTAATATAAAAACAACGCCTCCTCCTCAACAAAAGAAAGAAAATGCCTTGCCGTCAGGCGATACAAAAAACTCTATAAATGTAACTGAAACATACACAAACAGCGGTAATCCGATTAATTTTCTTGTCTTAATAAAAGAAGCCTCCGGTGCAAATACAGATTCAATGATTGTTGCAAATTATGAACCTGCAACTAATCAAATCAGCCTACTGACCATACCGAGGGATACAAAGCCTACCAGTAAAGGAACCTATAAAATAAATTCTGTATTTTATCTGGGTACAAAAAAATATGCTAATTTGCCTTCATCTCAATGCAAGCATAAAGCCGCTGAATATACAGCTCAAACCATAAGCAATCTTACAAACATTCCTATAGATTATTATGTGTACCTCGAAATAGACACAATTAAGAAAATTGTAGACATGCTTGACGGGGTTTATTTTGATGTTCCTGCTGATTTGAGATATCCTGACCCATCTCAAGACCTGAATATTAACCTAAAAAAAGGGTATCAACTCCTTGATGGTGACAAGGCAGAGCAATTGCTGAGATTCAGGAAGCCCCCTTACAGTCTTAGAAAAGCACCTGAAGACCTTCGCAAGTATTACGACGGTTCAGACCTCAAAAGAACGGAAATGCAGATAAAGTTTGTCAATGAACTTATTAAACAAAAAGTAACTGTTTTGAACCTTCCCAAGCTTATTCCTGTTATTAACTATGCCTTCAGCAATGTAATTACAAACATTTCACTTTCAGATACGCTGAACCTCGCAAGTGGATTTACAAAGGCCAACAGACCGGAAATGAACACTTTTAAGTTATACGGTGTAGACAGGACTATAAATGATATATACTATTTCATATACAATAATAAAGTTGAAGATGTTAAAACAAGAGATCAGTATGATACTCAGGAGATAATTGAAAAGTTTTTTAAAACAAAAACCGGCAACTTTTTGCCTGACCCTGATAAAAAATACAATTATCACACAGTACTCGCCGATAACCCATCAAACAGTGAAACTGAGTCAAGAAACAACGGTAAAGACAAGCCTTAA
- a CDS encoding stalk domain-containing protein, with protein sequence MKKLFVLFSLIVCLILSSVSVFAADDLLDENTSTIITVSFKAGSGSYTANGKAVKAEASAVVKGKTFVPVKVITDALGASFTPDLKKKTAVIKYNDVEIKITDKKQEAIIAGKKTKMDAAPYIKNSSFMATISFLADVFGADLTNSGGKVTFTKEIANPNSIKDFGTLIKNTNKTKVGDSYYNWSMKLPRELILGSRSFNGDYSFFISQDASYSISVAIRDKDKDATLEDEQQNLREEAEDSTLIDSGIYELKGFEYAEIVYKDSDLTFEKRVYMTDTKKFSMLLLLDNDKSYLDSKYQDLLDSFQFKFSKDGSTEDLSDVTTAGYRKYQDTQLKWSAKILPYWSEYKDENIHNEVQFNGLLGELFSVNIYSLEKGETLDLITSSAIKSYERDYNPEMFKFEGQESAVIGGVKCSKLYYKYTRSGKQKYGCDIFFVDKSYKYVLCYELPEEAYNDSNKRMMVEGMVNSFRFEQLDLKATGKLMDPSKITASTKTRTIDDDYYSFKLPSGWKTSQDNTEDSKTYYSSDESIYLNISTAEMQTSSTDSFSGLDQYFNSLLDKNLKLESKTAINEKGTFGYKYVFIVNENNTQYRQDVYVLTKGNQMIQVTFTANDFYYGNTNKEMVSSIWNSFTLK encoded by the coding sequence ATGAAAAAGCTATTTGTGCTGTTCAGTTTAATTGTTTGTTTGATTTTAAGTTCGGTGAGTGTATTTGCAGCAGATGATCTTCTTGATGAGAATACATCAACCATAATAACAGTTTCTTTTAAAGCAGGTTCAGGAAGCTATACTGCTAACGGTAAGGCAGTAAAAGCAGAAGCCAGTGCTGTTGTGAAAGGAAAAACTTTTGTTCCAGTAAAGGTTATAACAGACGCGTTGGGTGCTTCATTTACCCCTGATTTAAAGAAAAAAACTGCTGTTATCAAATACAATGATGTGGAAATCAAAATTACCGATAAAAAGCAAGAGGCTATAATAGCAGGCAAGAAAACAAAAATGGATGCCGCTCCGTACATAAAAAATTCATCGTTCATGGCAACTATTTCTTTTTTAGCTGATGTATTTGGGGCTGACCTCACAAATAGTGGCGGAAAAGTTACTTTTACAAAAGAAATCGCAAACCCAAATAGCATAAAGGACTTTGGTACATTAATAAAAAATACAAATAAGACAAAAGTGGGAGATAGCTACTATAACTGGTCTATGAAGCTTCCACGTGAGCTTATTCTGGGTTCAAGAAGCTTTAACGGAGACTATAGTTTTTTCATTTCACAGGATGCATCCTACAGTATAAGTGTTGCAATCAGAGACAAGGATAAGGATGCAACTCTGGAGGATGAACAGCAAAATCTTCGTGAAGAAGCAGAGGATTCAACACTTATAGACTCTGGAATTTATGAGTTAAAGGGATTTGAATATGCAGAAATAGTTTATAAAGACAGTGATTTAACTTTTGAAAAGAGAGTTTATATGACCGATACAAAGAAATTCTCAATGCTGCTGCTTTTAGATAATGACAAATCCTACCTGGATAGCAAGTATCAGGATTTACTTGATTCATTTCAGTTTAAGTTCAGCAAGGACGGTAGCACAGAGGATTTGTCTGATGTAACAACCGCAGGATACAGAAAGTATCAGGACACTCAGCTGAAATGGTCAGCAAAGATCCTACCTTACTGGAGCGAATATAAGGATGAAAATATTCATAATGAAGTTCAGTTTAATGGTCTCCTCGGAGAGCTATTTTCAGTAAATATTTATTCCCTTGAAAAGGGAGAGACCTTGGATTTAATAACATCATCAGCAATCAAGAGTTATGAGCGTGATTACAATCCTGAAATGTTCAAGTTTGAGGGGCAGGAAAGTGCTGTTATTGGAGGAGTAAAATGCAGCAAGTTGTATTATAAATATACAAGGTCAGGTAAGCAAAAATATGGTTGTGATATTTTCTTCGTGGATAAAAGCTATAAATACGTATTGTGTTACGAGCTTCCGGAAGAAGCATATAATGATTCCAACAAGAGAATGATGGTGGAAGGGATGGTTAATTCATTCAGATTTGAACAGCTAGATTTAAAAGCAACGGGTAAGCTGATGGATCCTTCAAAAATAACCGCCTCAACAAAAACCCGTACAATTGACGACGACTATTATTCCTTTAAACTTCCTTCCGGATGGAAAACAAGTCAAGATAATACTGAAGATTCTAAAACATATTATAGTAGCGATGAGAGTATATATTTAAATATTTCAACGGCTGAAATGCAAACATCATCAACGGATTCTTTTTCAGGTCTTGACCAGTACTTTAACAGTTTACTTGATAAGAATTTAAAATTGGAAAGTAAAACTGCCATTAATGAAAAAGGTACCTTCGGTTACAAATATGTATTTATTGTAAATGAAAACAACACTCAATACCGCCAGGATGTATATGTATTGACTAAAGGAAACCAAATGATACAGGTTACCTTCACTGCAAATGATTTCTACTATGGCAATACGAATAAAGAAATGGTAAGCTCAATTTGGAACAGTTTCACCTTGAAGTAA
- a CDS encoding trypsin-like peptidase domain-containing protein, with translation MKKRYLVLLVVMILLLSFNFLVSGATQFKLSINGISTDIGTTTVNNKIYVDAEALANQLGFNASKTSKSINISTKNDDIIPNIIKSISPSVVGIIGNIDSGDSTADGVVLGTGIIIKSGGDILTNAHVVEDMSRIVVVLTDGTGYQARIKYIDKPSDLAVIKIDKIGLTAATLGKMQDIVIGKTAIAIGTPMSFQNRNSASVGVISGLNRSADGFYQYKLIQTDAAINPGNSGGPLLTTKGEVIGINSMTTVNAQGLSYAIPIDTVQYVLNHFYKYGKVKRVTLGADFEEDYVALYGLPSRNGLKITNIEKGSCAEKYGLKKDDFIYSINGVYVNTLVDLNEAYKSVLPGNKIKVGVRRNGKVQSFNVVMDELK, from the coding sequence ATGAAAAAAAGGTATTTAGTACTACTGGTAGTAATGATCTTATTATTAAGTTTCAATTTTCTTGTTTCAGGTGCTACTCAGTTCAAGCTGTCTATAAACGGTATTTCAACCGATATCGGAACAACAACAGTAAATAACAAGATCTATGTAGATGCGGAGGCACTTGCAAATCAATTAGGCTTTAATGCAAGTAAAACAAGCAAGTCTATCAATATTTCCACTAAAAATGATGATATTATTCCAAACATTATCAAGTCAATAAGTCCATCAGTAGTTGGTATAATCGGTAATATTGATTCAGGAGATTCTACCGCCGATGGAGTTGTGCTGGGGACAGGCATAATAATCAAATCCGGCGGAGATATCCTTACAAATGCCCATGTAGTTGAAGACATGAGTAGAATTGTCGTTGTTTTAACGGATGGCACAGGATACCAAGCCAGAATTAAATACATCGATAAGCCAAGCGACCTTGCTGTAATAAAGATTGACAAGATTGGACTTACAGCGGCCACACTTGGCAAAATGCAGGATATAGTAATCGGAAAGACTGCTATAGCAATTGGAACACCTATGTCATTTCAAAACAGGAATTCTGCTTCAGTTGGTGTAATCAGCGGGCTGAACAGAAGTGCTGATGGTTTCTATCAATACAAGCTTATACAGACTGATGCTGCCATAAACCCCGGTAACAGCGGTGGGCCGCTTCTAACTACAAAGGGAGAAGTTATTGGTATTAACTCAATGACAACCGTTAATGCACAAGGATTAAGTTATGCCATCCCCATAGATACTGTCCAGTATGTTTTAAACCACTTCTACAAATATGGCAAAGTAAAAAGAGTTACATTGGGTGCTGATTTTGAAGAGGACTATGTGGCTCTTTACGGATTACCGAGTAGAAATGGTTTAAAAATAACAAACATTGAAAAAGGGTCTTGTGCAGAAAAATATGGTTTAAAAAAAGATGATTTTATTTACAGTATAAACGGTGTATATGTAAATACACTTGTGGATCTTAATGAAGCATATAAATCCGTACTTCCCGGTAATAAAATCAAAGTAGGTGTAAGAAGAAACGGTAAGGTACAGAGTTTCAATGTGGTAATGGACGAATTAAAATAA
- a CDS encoding DUF2752 domain-containing protein produces MKNNLKWIKAAVCIFPFALIILAYFLRNQIIYLGTLFPSCPSYTYLNIYCPGCGNTRSVQHLLKGDIPSSIRFNPVPLLGIILVILAYIELITYVFGRHKKVFPRNRIFWWALGAISLIYFIVRNFIRPF; encoded by the coding sequence TTGAAAAACAATCTAAAATGGATAAAGGCCGCAGTTTGTATTTTTCCTTTTGCGCTAATTATTTTAGCTTATTTCCTAAGAAATCAGATTATATATTTAGGGACACTTTTTCCTTCGTGTCCAAGCTATACTTATCTCAACATATATTGTCCGGGGTGCGGCAATACAAGAAGTGTTCAGCATTTACTAAAAGGTGATATTCCGAGCTCCATAAGATTTAACCCTGTACCATTGCTGGGTATTATTCTGGTTATACTGGCATATATTGAGTTGATAACTTATGTATTTGGCAGGCATAAAAAGGTATTTCCAAGAAACCGTATCTTTTGGTGGGCGTTGGGTGCGATTTCTTTAATATATTTTATAGTAAGAAATTTTATAAGGCCATTTTAA
- a CDS encoding carbon-nitrogen hydrolase family protein, producing MNTKIKLGLCQMAVTDNKNDNLKKALSMIEECCKRGADIAILPEMFNCPYDTKMFSLYAENIENSKTISVISESAKYNNMYIVAGTIPERSNDCVYNSSIMFDRQGNIIAKHRKVHLFDVNIKDGIAFRESDVLTAGRSVTVAETEFGGVGLAVCFDMRFTGLYSEMTEAGAKIIITPASFNMTTGPAHWELLVRARALDNQIFHAVVSSARNTSADYVSYGNSMVCDPWGSVVSRADEKEGILIADIDLNMVNNVRSQIPVNKIID from the coding sequence ATGAATACTAAGATAAAACTTGGTTTATGCCAAATGGCTGTTACGGATAATAAAAATGATAACTTAAAAAAAGCACTGTCCATGATTGAAGAATGTTGTAAAAGAGGTGCAGACATAGCAATACTCCCTGAAATGTTTAATTGCCCTTATGACACAAAGATGTTTTCTTTATATGCTGAAAATATAGAAAATAGTAAAACCATATCAGTCATTTCAGAGTCGGCAAAGTATAATAATATGTATATTGTAGCGGGGACTATTCCTGAACGTTCCAATGACTGTGTCTACAATTCATCAATAATGTTTGACAGACAAGGTAATATAATAGCAAAACACAGAAAAGTACATCTCTTTGATGTAAATATTAAGGATGGTATTGCTTTTAGGGAATCCGATGTTTTGACAGCAGGAAGGTCGGTTACCGTTGCCGAAACCGAATTTGGGGGTGTAGGTCTTGCCGTTTGTTTTGATATGCGTTTTACTGGGCTTTACTCTGAAATGACAGAGGCAGGGGCAAAAATAATTATTACACCGGCTTCATTTAATATGACAACAGGCCCTGCACACTGGGAGCTGCTTGTGAGGGCAAGAGCACTTGATAATCAGATATTCCATGCAGTGGTTTCTTCTGCCAGGAATACAAGTGCTGATTATGTCTCTTACGGCAATTCAATGGTGTGCGACCCCTGGGGAAGTGTTGTTTCAAGGGCAGACGAAAAAGAGGGAATACTGATAGCTGATATTGACCTCAATATGGTAAACAACGTACGCAGTCAAATTCCGGTTAATAAGATTATAGACTAG
- a CDS encoding PFL family protein: protein MLGPFEVLETIDMIQKENLDIRTITMGISLRDCCHPDIDISCKKIYDKITRYAEKLVVTGENIEREFGIPIINKRISVTPIALVAESCESDEYVKFAEAMDKAAQTVGVNFIGGFSSLVHKGYTVGDKRLIQSIPEALSRTKLVCSSVNVASTKAGINMDAVAEMGRIIKKCAELTADNGALACAKLVVFANAVEDNPFMAGAFHGIGEPECVINVGVSGPGVVKCALEKVKGADFGTVSETIKKTAFKITRMGQLVAQEASRRLNVPFGIVDLSLAPTPAIGDSVAYILEEMGLEKCGTHGTTAALALLNDAVKKGGVMASSYVGGLSGAFIPVSEDAGMIDAALSGALTLEKLEAMTCVCSVGLDMIVVPGDTSAETISAIIADEAAIGVVNTKTTAVRLIPAPGKKVGDKVEFGGLLGSGPVMKVNPFSSNEFIKRGGRIPAPMHSLKN, encoded by the coding sequence ATGCTAGGTCCTTTCGAAGTACTAGAAACCATTGATATGATTCAAAAAGAAAATCTTGATATAAGAACAATTACTATGGGTATTTCATTGAGGGATTGTTGTCATCCCGATATAGATATTTCATGTAAGAAGATTTACGACAAGATAACCAGATATGCTGAAAAGCTTGTTGTTACCGGAGAAAATATCGAAAGGGAATTCGGTATACCCATAATTAATAAAAGAATATCAGTAACTCCCATTGCTCTTGTTGCTGAAAGTTGTGAAAGCGACGAATATGTTAAGTTTGCTGAAGCTATGGACAAAGCAGCGCAAACTGTGGGCGTAAATTTTATAGGCGGATTTTCATCTCTTGTTCATAAGGGCTACACAGTAGGTGATAAGAGGCTTATACAATCCATTCCTGAAGCATTAAGCCGGACAAAACTTGTTTGTTCATCTGTAAATGTTGCTTCTACAAAAGCAGGTATAAATATGGATGCTGTGGCTGAAATGGGCAGGATTATAAAGAAATGTGCTGAATTGACCGCAGATAACGGAGCACTTGCATGTGCAAAACTTGTTGTTTTTGCTAACGCTGTAGAGGACAACCCGTTTATGGCAGGTGCATTTCATGGTATCGGAGAACCGGAATGTGTTATAAATGTTGGTGTAAGCGGACCCGGTGTTGTAAAATGTGCTTTGGAAAAGGTTAAGGGTGCCGATTTTGGAACTGTTTCTGAAACTATTAAGAAGACTGCTTTCAAGATAACAAGAATGGGACAGCTGGTAGCGCAGGAGGCATCCAGAAGGTTAAATGTTCCTTTTGGTATTGTTGATTTATCTTTGGCTCCTACTCCTGCAATCGGGGACAGTGTTGCATATATTCTTGAAGAAATGGGTCTTGAGAAGTGTGGAACTCACGGAACCACTGCGGCTCTTGCTCTTTTAAATGATGCAGTTAAAAAGGGAGGAGTAATGGCTTCTTCCTACGTTGGTGGCCTAAGTGGTGCGTTTATTCCTGTAAGTGAAGACGCAGGAATGATTGATGCAGCACTTTCAGGGGCATTAACTCTGGAAAAGCTTGAAGCAATGACTTGTGTATGTTCAGTAGGACTTGACATGATTGTTGTTCCGGGTGATACCAGTGCTGAAACTATTTCTGCAATAATTGCGGATGAAGCTGCAATCGGTGTGGTTAATACCAAAACCACTGCTGTCAGATTAATTCCTGCTCCGGGCAAGAAAGTCGGAGACAAGGTTGAGTTCGGGGGATTACTGGGTTCAGGTCCTGTTATGAAAGTAAATCCTTTCAGCAGTAATGAGTTTATTAAGAGAGGCGGAAGAATTCCGGCTCCAATGCACAGCCTTAAAAACTAA
- a CDS encoding ACT domain-containing protein, whose product MRAVITVIGKDKVGIIAGVSNILAESNVNILDISQTILQDVFTMIMLVDISKCNIPFHNISDKLESKGVEMGLKIQIQHEDIFNSMHRI is encoded by the coding sequence GTGAGAGCAGTAATAACAGTTATCGGTAAGGATAAAGTTGGAATAATTGCAGGTGTCAGCAACATATTGGCAGAGAGTAATGTTAATATACTTGATATATCCCAGACTATTCTGCAGGATGTATTTACAATGATAATGCTTGTAGATATATCCAAATGCAACATACCATTTCATAATATTTCTGATAAGTTGGAATCCAAGGGTGTTGAAATGGGTCTGAAAATACAGATTCAGCACGAAGATATTTTTAATTCAATGCATAGAATATGA
- a CDS encoding putative DNA modification/repair radical SAM protein, whose protein sequence is MDLNEKLGILADAAKYDVSCSSSGGTRKNKNGVGDSHACGICHTWADDGRCVSLLKILLSNECIYDCVYCINRSSNDVPRASFTAEEVIELTMNFYRRNYIEGLFLSSAVLKNPSHTMELMLEIVKKLRTEHGFFGYIHIKAIPGADERLINEAGTYVDRMSVNIELPSDKGLEVLAPQKPKKALLKPMHQINNRIIENKENKRLFKKGDSFVPAGQSTQLIVGATPDKDLSILKLSEALYGNFNLKRVYYSAFVPTVTDPRLPALIKPPLLREHRLYQADWLLRFYGFEADELLSKTNPNFDPELDPKADWAMRNLHLFPIEVNSAEYEMLLRVPGIGVKSAQRIITARRVGRLTFDNLKKIGVVLKRAGHFLTCQGKTYDSYSSNEAIVKESLISAKLQPKSKKSVLGQMSLFSLVNDSGADENISEFLLTDSPSNNRQWLSFYNQPQDGRLLLSDIHL, encoded by the coding sequence ATGGACTTGAATGAAAAATTAGGTATATTAGCAGATGCAGCAAAATATGACGTTTCATGCTCATCTAGCGGAGGGACAAGAAAAAACAAAAATGGTGTAGGAGACAGTCATGCATGTGGAATCTGCCATACCTGGGCTGATGACGGTAGATGTGTTTCTCTGCTTAAAATTTTATTGTCAAATGAATGTATATACGACTGCGTATACTGTATAAACAGGTCTTCAAATGACGTGCCCCGTGCGAGTTTTACGGCCGAGGAAGTTATTGAGCTTACCATGAATTTTTATAGAAGAAACTATATAGAAGGACTTTTCTTAAGCTCCGCTGTTTTAAAAAATCCAAGCCATACCATGGAATTAATGCTTGAAATCGTAAAAAAACTCCGTACTGAACATGGCTTTTTTGGTTATATACATATAAAAGCAATTCCCGGGGCTGATGAAAGGCTTATAAACGAAGCCGGAACGTACGTTGACAGAATGAGCGTAAACATTGAACTTCCATCTGACAAAGGCCTTGAAGTACTTGCTCCTCAAAAACCTAAAAAAGCTCTACTCAAACCCATGCATCAGATAAACAACAGAATAATAGAAAACAAGGAAAATAAGCGATTATTTAAAAAGGGAGATTCTTTCGTACCCGCCGGACAAAGTACGCAGCTTATTGTAGGGGCAACACCCGATAAGGATTTAAGTATTTTAAAGCTCTCAGAAGCCTTGTACGGCAATTTTAATCTCAAGAGGGTTTATTACTCGGCATTTGTACCAACCGTAACAGATCCTAGGCTGCCGGCTCTTATCAAGCCTCCTCTACTACGTGAACACAGATTGTATCAGGCCGACTGGCTTTTGAGGTTTTACGGTTTTGAGGCTGATGAATTATTAAGCAAAACCAATCCCAATTTTGATCCTGAGCTTGATCCCAAAGCTGACTGGGCTATGAGAAATCTGCATTTGTTTCCGATAGAAGTAAATTCTGCAGAATATGAAATGCTTTTGAGAGTACCGGGAATAGGTGTTAAATCGGCACAAAGGATTATTACTGCAAGAAGGGTTGGCAGACTGACTTTTGACAACTTAAAAAAAATTGGAGTAGTCTTAAAACGTGCAGGCCACTTTTTAACCTGTCAGGGTAAAACATATGATAGTTACAGCTCAAATGAAGCTATTGTAAAAGAATCCTTGATAAGTGCAAAACTTCAACCCAAAAGTAAAAAGTCTGTTTTAGGACAGATGTCATTATTCTCACTAGTAAATGATAGCGGAGCTGATGAAAACATCTCAGAGTTTCTTCTAACAGACTCTCCTTCAAATAACCGGCAATGGCTTAGTTTTTACAATCAACCACAAGACGGGAGGCTTTTGTTAAGTGATATACATTTATGA
- a CDS encoding TIGR03915 family putative DNA repair protein, with the protein MIYIYDGTWDCFLTAIHHYYYDKQDVSKIESSLCYIPNLIDEYRTITTDIIKAKAVEEAILRKISAESLENLQRCFFSEIEGREMWILKYIRLGFKIGIRIDSMLGDKTVLDVLIPARKVGMECHRMLGLLRFELLEGGIYYAKIQPDHNIISFISPHFKNRFADQNWIIHDTKRKIASLYNTKKMLLSYMDLSNIPELHADELKFQALWKNYYKHIAIKNKINPKLQKNFMPKRYWKNLTEKKPD; encoded by the coding sequence GTGATATACATTTATGACGGAACATGGGATTGCTTTTTGACAGCAATTCATCATTATTATTATGACAAACAGGATGTTTCAAAAATTGAATCGAGCCTTTGCTATATACCAAATCTTATTGACGAATACAGAACCATAACTACTGATATTATAAAGGCTAAGGCCGTAGAAGAAGCAATACTGCGCAAGATTTCAGCGGAAAGTCTTGAAAATCTTCAAAGATGTTTCTTTTCGGAGATCGAAGGGCGTGAAATGTGGATTTTAAAATATATTCGTCTTGGGTTTAAAATTGGTATACGCATAGACAGTATGCTTGGAGATAAAACCGTTTTAGATGTATTGATTCCTGCCAGAAAAGTAGGAATGGAGTGTCATAGAATGCTTGGACTGCTACGTTTCGAGCTTTTGGAAGGTGGCATTTATTATGCAAAAATCCAACCGGACCATAATATAATTTCTTTTATATCTCCTCACTTTAAGAACCGTTTTGCAGATCAGAACTGGATAATACATGATACAAAACGAAAAATTGCTTCTTTGTACAACACAAAAAAAATGCTTCTTTCCTATATGGATCTTTCCAATATCCCTGAACTTCATGCAGATGAACTCAAATTCCAGGCTCTCTGGAAAAATTATTATAAGCATATAGCAATCAAGAATAAAATAAATCCAAAATTACAAAAGAATTTTATGCCTAAACGTTATTGGAAAAACCTTACGGAGAAGAAACCTGATTAA